The Cricetulus griseus strain 17A/GY chromosome 9, alternate assembly CriGri-PICRH-1.0, whole genome shotgun sequence genome has a segment encoding these proteins:
- the LOC100758153 gene encoding LOW QUALITY PROTEIN: vomeronasal type-1 receptor 4-like isoform X2 (The sequence of the model RefSeq protein was modified relative to this genomic sequence to represent the inferred CDS: substituted 1 base at 1 genomic stop codon): MPLSNTILGVCLISQLCVGVTGNSLLFILYIYTFFFKPHYKQLIDSVSMHLTIVNVLMIIFTLISHIMSFFGVRKLLDDAGCRAVLFIFRVTRGMSISTTCILSTFQVITITPSNSQXAWLKPKLSKLTFSSLLCSLLINLLIYTYTIPMVIAKTNSTHFGHGYVDPYCQNKHFGNQNSGSFLSIIFISDLFYLALMMWTSLYMVIVLYRHRKRVQHLHSTSLSNQPSPEHKATQNILLLVICFVFFYWLNSFITLSSFYVQAKIPNVEGINAILATCYPTICPFLLMKNNKLAWQLTSSFSERRRTFFQSVLCV; encoded by the coding sequence ATGCCTCTAAGTAATACCATCTTGGGGGTCTGTCTCATATCTCAGTTATGTGTTGGTGTCACAGGGAACTCATTACTGTTCATTTTGTACATATATACTTTCTTCTTTAAGCCTCATTATAAGCAGTTGATCGATTCGGTTTCCATGCACCTGACAATAGTTAATGTGCTGATGATCATATTCACGTTGATATCACATATCATGTCATTCTTTGGAGTACGCAAATTACTGGATGATGCTGGCTGTAGGGCGGTGTTATTTATATTCAGAGTCACGCGGGGTATGTCCATCAGTACCACCTGTATTCTGAGCACATTTCAAGTCATCACCATCACTCCCAGTAATTCTCAGTGAGCGTGGCTTAAGCCTAAACTCTCCAAGTTGACTTTTTCATCCTTACTTTGCTCCTTGCTCATTAACCTGCTCATCTATACATATACGATTCCAATGGTAATAGCCAAAACCAATTCTACTCACTTTGGCCATGGATATGTGGACCCTTACTGTCAAAACAAGCACTTTGGGAACCAAAATTCAGGGTCATTTTTGAGTATCATATTCATTAGTGATCTCTTCTATTTGGCCCTCATGATGTGGACCAGCCTGTACATGGTAATTGTCCTCTACAGACACCGCAAGAGAGTCCAGCATCTCCACAGCACAAGCCTCTCCAACCAGCCTTCTCCTGAACACAAAGCCACTCAGAACATTTTGTTGCTGGTaatctgttttgtgttcttttattgGTTGAACAGTTTCATCACCCTTTCTAGTTTTTATGTACAAGCAAAAATTCCAAACGTGGAGGGAATTAATGCAATTTTGGCAACATGCTACCCAACCATCTGCCCCTTTTTACTAATGAAGAATAATAAACTTGCTTGGCAactcacttcttccttttctgaaagGAGGAGGACCTTCTTTCAAAGTGTACTCTGTGTCTGA
- the LOC118237635 gene encoding vomeronasal type-1 receptor 4-like produces MLPSNTILGVCLITQLCVGVTGNSLLFIMYIYTFFFKPHFKKLIDSIFMHLTIVNVLMVIFMLISHIMSFFGVTKFLDDAGCRAVLFIFRVSRGISISTTSILSTFQVITITPSNSSWAWLKPKLSRLTLSSLLCSWLINLLIYAYMIPLVIAKTNSTHFGNGYVNPYCQNKRFGDQNSGSFLIIIFIYDFFYVAIMMWTSLYMVTVLYRHRKRVQHLHSTSLSSQPSPERKATHNILLLVTCFVFFYWLNNFITLSGFYVQAKIPNWEGINAILGTCYPTICPFLLMKNNKLVLHFTSSFSERRMACFQSALRG; encoded by the coding sequence ATGCTTCCAAGTAATACCATCTTGGGGGTCTGTCTCATAACTCAGTTATGTGTTGGTGTCACAGGGAACTCATTACTGttcattatgtacatatatactttCTTCTTTAAGCCTCATTTTAAGAAGTTGATTGATTCCATTTTCATGCACCTGACAATAGTTAATGTGCTGATGGTCATATTCATGTTGATATCCCATATCATGTCATTCTTTGGAGTAACCAAATTTCTGGATGATGCTGGCTGTAGGGCAGTGTTATTTATATTCAGAGTCTCCCGGGGTATCTCCATCAGTACCACCTCTATTCTAAGCACATTTCAAGTCATCACCATCACTCCCAGTAATTCTAGTTGGGCGTGGCTTAAGCCTAAACTCTCCAGGTTGACTTTGTCATCCTTACTTTGCTCCTGGCTCATTAACCTGCTCATCTATGCATATATGATTCCATTGGTAATAGCCAAAACCAATTCTACTCACTTTGGCAATGGATATGTAAATCCTTACTGTCAAAACAAGCGCTTTGGGGACCAAAATTCAGGGTCATTTTTgattatcattttcatttatgatttcttCTACGTGGCCATCATGATGTGGACCAGCCTTTACATGGTAACTGTCCTCTACAGACACCGCAAGAGAGTCCAGCATCTCCACAGCACAAGCCTGTCCAGCCAGCCATCTCCTGAACGCAAAGCCACTCACAACATCTTGTTGCTGGTAACctgttttgtgttcttttattgGTTGAACAATTTCATCACCCTTTCTGGTTTTTATGTACAAGCAAAAATTCCAAACTGGGAGGGAATTAATGCCATTTTGGGAACATGCTACCCAACCATCTGCCCTTTTTTGCTGATGAAGAATAATAAACTTGTTTTgcatttcacttcttccttttctgaaagGAGGATGGCCTGTTTTCAAAGTGCACTCCGTGGCTGA
- the LOC118237633 gene encoding vomeronasal type-1 receptor 4-like yields the protein MLPSNTILGVCLISQLCVGVTGNLLLFILYIYTFFFKPHFKKLIDSVSMHLTIVNVLMIIFMLISHIMSFFGVTKFLDDAGCRAVLFIFRVSRGMSISTTSILSTFQVITITPSNSRWAWLKPKLSKLTLSSLLCSWLINLLIYTYMIPIVIAKTNSTHFGIGYVNPYCQNKHFGEQNSGSFLIVIFIYDFFYVAIMMWTSLYMVTVLYRHRKRVQHLHSTSLSSQPSPERKASHNILLLVICFVFIYWLNNFITLSGVYVQVKIPNWEGINAIVATCYPTICPFLLMKNNKLVLHFTSSFSERRMTCIQSALGG from the coding sequence ATGCTTCCAAGTAATACCATCTTGGGGGTCTGTCTGATATCTCAGTTATGTGTTGGTGTCACAGGGAACTTGTTACTGTTCATTTTGTACATATATACTTTCTTCTTTAAGCCTCATTTTAAGAAGTTGATCGATTCCGTTTCCATGCACCTGACAATAGTTAATGTGCTGATGATCATATTTATGTTGATATCCCATATCATGTCATTCTTTGGAGTAACCAAATTTCTGGATGATGCTGGCTGTAGGGCAGTGTTATTTATATTCAGAGTCTCCCGGGGTATGTCCATCAGTACCACCTCTATTCTGAGCACATTTCAAGTCATCACCATCACTCCCAGTAATTCTCGGTGGGCATGGCTTAAGCCTAAACTCTCCAAGTTGACTTTGTCATCCTTACTTTGCTCCTGGCTCATTAACCTGCTCATCTATACATATATGATTCCAATAGTTATAGCCAAAACCAATTCTACTCACTTTGGCATTGGATATGTAAATCCTTACTGTCAAAACAAGCACTTTGGGGAACAAAATTCAGGGTCATTTTTGATTGtcattttcatttatgatttcttCTACGTGGCCATCATGATGTGGACCAGCCTTTACATGGTAACTGTCCTCTACAGACACCGCAAGAGAGTCCAGCATCTCCACAGCACAAGCCTGTCCAGCCAGCCATCTCCTGAACGCAAAGCTAGTCACAACATCTTGTTACTGGTAATCTGTTTTGTGTTCATTTATTGGTTGAACAATTTCATCACCCTTTCAGGAGTTTATGTACAAGTAAAAATTCCAAACTGGGAGGGAATTAATGCCATTGTGGCAACATGCTACCCAACCATCTGCCCTTTTTTACTGATGAAGAATAATAAACTTGTTTTgcatttcacttcttccttttctgaaagGAGGATGACCTGCATTCAAAGTGCACTCGGTGGCTGA